CGACGGTTCCAATGTATTTCGCGAAGGTTGTCTGAGCCTTCCCGGGATTGAGGCTGAAATAAGGCGCCCTGCGGCAGTTACAGTTAGTTATACCGATATGGATAACTTATCACAGACGAAGCGTTTTATCGGAGTAAAGGCCCGTATCGTGCAGCACGAAATAGATCATCTCAACGGTGTCTTATTTACCGATTATTTGAATCCTGTGTGGCGGTGGCATTTATTGCGAAAAGTAAAACGTCGGATTAACGGTAAGGCTTAGCTATGAAGATTAAAATCAATGGTACGGTTTACGAATTGGATTCTGTAACAACAATTGATGATGTGCTCCAACATTTTGGTGTTTCATATGCACATGGTGTCGCTGTGGCTGTTAATTACGACGTAATTTCTAAAGATCGCATTCAAACACAAACGGTA
This is a stretch of genomic DNA from bacterium. It encodes these proteins:
- the def gene encoding peptide deformylase, giving the protein MKVVLYGDPILRSVCKPVIAITDTLRMTIANMIETIAEHQGVGLAAPQVGMSERFVVIDPRLMDRTEEVIVMINPEIRESDGSNVFREGCLSLPGIEAEIRRPAAVTVSYTDMDNLSQTKRFIGVKARIVQHEIDHLNGVLFTDYLNPVWRWHLLRKVKRRINGKA
- the thiS gene encoding sulfur carrier protein ThiS; protein product: MKIKINGTVYELDSVTTIDDVLQHFGVSYAHGVAVAVNYDVISKDRIQTQTVCEGDEIEIIRATQGG